A part of Aricia agestis chromosome 13, ilAriAges1.1, whole genome shotgun sequence genomic DNA contains:
- the LOC121733262 gene encoding BET1 homolog, translating to MRRARDGYQYQPIARTIPADDVLEHENERLAEELGGKISTLKHMSIEIGNEVRYQDKILRGLDDDVDRSSGFLGRTMGRVLKLGKGNHNYYIVYLFLFSIFVFFLLYIVLKFR from the coding sequence ATGCGACGAGCGAGAGACGGTTATCAGTATCAGCCTATTGCCAGGACTATACCAGCTGACGATGTTCTGGAGCATGAAAATGAACGGCTGGCCGAAGAGCTTGGGGGCAAGATATCCACACTGAAGCATATGTCGATAGAAATCGGAAACGAAGTGAGATATCAGGATAAAATTCTACGAGGCTTGGACGACGATGTGGACCGGAGCTCGGGGTTTCTTGGCCGGACTATGGGGAGGGTGCTCAAGTTAGGCAAAGGAAACCACAATTACTACATTGTTTATTTGTTCCTTTTTTCCATATTTGTGTTCTTCCTACTTTATATTGTGCTAAAGTTCAGGTGA